The stretch of DNA ACATTTTGCAGCAGCCGTTACATCTGGCATGCCGCCGCGTCCCTGCGTCATTCTGGATAGGTTTGCCGGTCCCTGTTCAAATGTTCAGCGAGACCAAGATGGGTGGCTAGTTGTGGCATGGTTCAGAAACCGGATCAACACCAAATCCATAGAAATGCATTATAAAAGAAAATCCAGAGAAACAAATTTAAAGGTTCAGACTTGAGAAGCTGCTGGATTGAAGTTATCAACTTCACCTGCACGGAGATGAAAGTTCAGGATCAACATGAATTCAGTGGAAATGAGTTTTCTGGGTGCATAAAACGCAGCAGAATTTACCATGCGAAGCTGCAAACAGCAGGGGCCATTTCCTGACTTCCTTGCATCATGTACCATATCCATATACAATATAATGTATGGTAAGAATTACATGCGAGGTCTGCAATACAACCTCACCCGAATGAACTCACTTCTCATCAGGACTCCCACTCCCACACACACCGTCCCTGTATATGTACATGTCTTCTATTACAACACGGACAGATTCCAGCGCAGTGATGGATGAACTCTGCAGTCTATAGTGTGCACTGTGCAGTGCAGACAGAGTAGCGGAGGGGTAGAAATATATACAGCAGAGGCACCACTCTGTTTTCTTCTTTTAGTACTGCTACTAGAACATGCTGTACACCGGCATGCAATGCGTGATGCTAAGCTCACATGTACCTGCGCAGGTAGTCCACCCGCGTGGGgtgcttgagcttcatcagggcCTTGAGCTCGTACTTGCGGACCATCTCCCGGGAGATGTTGAGGTTGCCGGCGATCTCGCTGAGCGTGCGCTTCCCCCGGCCGTCCAGCCCGAACCGCTGCCGGATCACCAGGCTCTCCTTGGGCTTCAGCGAGTCCAGCTGCAGGCGTCAGCATTGTTATTTGTTGGTCTGCTCCATTCCCATACTGAATAATGGTTCATGTTCAGGCAGAAAAAGGGGTGGGTGGGGGGAAGAAGACTCACGAGGTCGTCGATGGCCAGGCGGAGCAGCGTGTTGTGCTTGCCGGCGTCGACCCCGATGGCGTCGTCGTCGGTGACCTCGTTGATGAGCTCCTCCTGCGTCACTCGGTTCCGCGAGTGCAGCGAGTAGGTGGGCCGCGTCATCCTCAGCACGTCGCGGTACCTCTCCTGGGAGATCCCCACCCTCCCGatcacctcctcctccgtggGCGCCCTCCCGAGCTCGAACGCCAGCTCCTCCCGAGCCTTGTTGATCTCCTGCCTCTCCTGCATCCACACCGTTCGTTGCGATTATTATTCAGAAATCTTCCTATCCTCTGACCTCGACCGATCGTTGGTTGCAAGTTCAAGATTACATTGTAGGCTTGGCGATCATCTTACCGATTCCATGGCGAACGGGAAGCGCGTGAAGTTGGAGAGCGTCATGGCGCGGACGATGGAGTGGCGGATCCAGAAGAGCGCGTAGGTCGAGATGCGGAAGCCGCGCTTGGGCTCGAACCGGTCGATGGCGGTGATGAGGCCATTGGCGCCGGCCTGGCAGAGGTCGTCGAACCTCTCGTCGCTCGCCATGTCCGGGTAGTACTTGTTGATGGCGTACAGCACCAGACGCAGGTTGTGCTGCAAAGCGACCCATCGGTCAGTGTGTGCTGTGCCCCTATCTAGCTCCTAGCACTACTAGTACCGTCGAATTTAGAATTTCAGTTTCAGTTTCACAGGAGGCTGATCCGGATCAGAGTGTACAGATATACTACCAAGCGTTGATGTCTCTGTGTTTACCTTGATGAGCTTGTTCCTGGCGGCCCGGCCGAcgtcgaggcggcggcgcagctgcTGGACGGTCATGCCGGTGGTCTCCGCGAGCTCGGCGTCGGTCGGATCCCTCTGCAAGTCCTCCCGCAAGCTCTCTTGCACTTCGAAGATCGCCTGGGACAGTAATGATTTCACTCATAGATCAGCCTCTAATTTCACTTCCATAGATTATACGAAGAATGATGGCACGGTAATTTGGGTAGATTAGATATACTATCAAGAACGACCGCACGGTAACTTGGGTAGACTAGATATACTATCAAGCTAAGTACTAGTACTCACCTTCATGGGCTGCATAGTCTTGAAGAGGCGCGCGCTCTGCGCGGAGCTGAGCACCGGCGGGATCTTCATGCGCTTCCAGTCGAGGCTGCCCATGTCCGTGGACACCGAGTGCTCCCGGAGCAGCATCTCCTCGAACCCCCGCTCCTCGTCCTgcttgccgccggcgtcgccctCCCTGCTCTTCATCTCCACCCTCTTCCCCAGGTCCATCCTACTcccgcgcctcctccgccggctCCTCACGATCACAGTGCTCCTGCCCTGCACACAAAGGTGATTGGTTCAGATGCTGAAACGATGAATTACCAGGAGAAGAGGATCGAGCAGCTGGTGCAGCGGCTCCTCACCACTCCgcccttcctcttcttcctgtcCTTCTTCTTGCCCTCGTCGTCGCCGTGCTTCTCCTCAACCACGGCGGGGCTGAGCTTGTAGATGTTCTCCAGCGCGGCCGCCACCTCGTTGTAGTCCGTCCTCacccccttctcctcctcctccgccgccgcggccctcgACGGCCGCTGCGGCGGGGGGAGCTTGGCCGCCGCGCGCTGCTTCGCGGGCGACGCGACCGCCGAGCAGCTCGTGGACGGCGCCCTCCGCCGCGGGCCCTTGAGCGAGAGCACGGCGGGACCGGACCGCAGCGGCCCGGCCGCGCGGCGGCAcccggcggcgagcggccggcTTGGCGTGGTCACGGTGGACGTCATGGCACGCTAGCCTAGCTGCCTCGATGCAGAGAAGCTTCTATGCGGAGAAGCTTCCTGTGGCGCACAGGCGCTCTCAGCTCAGGTCGTTGCTGGACCGTGTGCCGCGCGAGCGATGCAATGGCGTGGACGGAATCTCGAGCCGGGTGCGCGGCGCCACGCCATATAAGGGGCGGCGGTGCAACGGCCGCCACGAGCCCGCGGCGCGCCCATCCGACGGCCGGCAGGCCTCGAGGAGACGGATCgggcggtggcgagggcggGTGCGTGGCGCGGAGGGGTGCAGGAACGCGGCGGGAGATATGCGTGGGGGCGCTGGGGCCTTGGGGGGAGCTGCGTGGATGAGGCGGCCGCCACGCGGACGCGCGCCATAAGCCGCGTGATATTTCTTCGGCGATCTCCTGATCGGGGGACTGGTCGCGTGGGGGCCACCCGCCAGCGGGGGGGCAGGGGACGTGGAGCCGCCCGGTGCACGAGAAATCCAGTAATGGAAACCAATGGGCCCGTCAGTTTGGCTTTGGCCACGGGAAAATTCGCGTGCAAAATTGAGTagagagaaggggagagaaGTCGTCTCGATTCCTCCGTTCACTGTGGCCACAGGAAAATTTTGCTACGGGAAGGGGAAATTACGTCAAAAA from Panicum hallii strain FIL2 chromosome 3, PHallii_v3.1, whole genome shotgun sequence encodes:
- the LOC112885175 gene encoding RNA polymerase sigma factor sigE, chloroplastic/mitochondrial — its product is MTSTVTTPSRPLAAGCRRAAGPLRSGPAVLSLKGPRRRAPSTSCSAVASPAKQRAAAKLPPPQRPSRAAAAEEEEKGVRTDYNEVAAALENIYKLSPAVVEEKHGDDEGKKKDRKKRKGGVGRSTVIVRSRRRRRGSRMDLGKRVEMKSREGDAGGKQDEERGFEEMLLREHSVSTDMGSLDWKRMKIPPVLSSAQSARLFKTMQPMKAIFEVQESLREDLQRDPTDAELAETTGMTVQQLRRRLDVGRAARNKLIKHNLRLVLYAINKYYPDMASDERFDDLCQAGANGLITAIDRFEPKRGFRISTYALFWIRHSIVRAMTLSNFTRFPFAMESERQEINKAREELAFELGRAPTEEEVIGRVGISQERYRDVLRMTRPTYSLHSRNRVTQEELINEVTDDDAIGVDAGKHNTLLRLAIDDLLDSLKPKESLVIRQRFGLDGRGKRTLSEIAGNLNISREMVRKYELKALMKLKHPTRVDYLRRYM